The Mesorhizobium loti DNA segment ACTATAGGCCTCCAGCGCGCCTGCGTTCTCGACGTAACCCTCTCCAACACGCCCGATAGCCGACGCACCAAAGGCGATCAGGGTTTTGCAGGTGTCGGCAGAGTAACCTTGGGAGTTGCGCCGCAGGCGACCGGTTTTCTGAGCCAATGCGAGCTCGTCGTCCGGCAAGGCGAAGTGGTCGACCCCAATCTCTCGGTAGCCGGCAGCAACCAGCGTCTCGGCGACGGCCGCAGCTTGTTCGGCGCGGGCAGCGCTGTCCGGTAGTCCTGCCTTTTCGATGAGGCGCTGATGTTTATTAGAAGACGGCGTGTGAGCGTATCCGAACACGGCAATCCGCTGCGGGCGCATCGCCACCGCCACCGTGGCGGTCTGGACGCAGGACTGCATCGTCTGATTGGGAAGACCGTAGATGAGATCGATGTTAATGCGGTTTATTCCCTGCTGGCGCAGGTTTTCGACGGCAGTCGCCGTCTGCTCTACACTCTGGATACGATTGATCGCTTTTTGAACACTGGGGTCGAAACTTTGCACGCCGAGGCTCGCGCGGTTCACCCCGGCTGCACTTAAGGCTTCGGCCATCTCCGCGGTGAACGTGCGCGGATCGATCTCGACGGCGATGGCGGTCTTTTGCCTGAACGCGAAGCGGCGGCGTAGAAGCTCCGTCAAGGCGAGGAATTCCGTTGGCTCAAGGAGCGTGGGCGTTCCGCCGCCAAAGTGCACGTCGCTCACGGGCAGCGCCTGCGGCGTTAGCTCTGAGACCAAATGGATCTCGCCGCGCAGCGCCGCCACGTAATTTTGGTTCGGCGGGTCCCGCTGGGTGATGGTAGTAGGGCAGCCGCAATACCAGCACATCGACCGGCAGAACGGAATATGGATATAGAGCGATACGGGATCGTTAGCCGATAGGCCGCCGAGCCATTCCCCATAGGCCTCCGCGCCGATCGCTGCGGAGAACTGCGGTGCAGTTGGATAATTGAAATACCAAGGCAGGCACGCCTCGCTATGTTTTGTCTGTAGCATAGCCGTTTCTCATCTTGATGTTAGCTCCATACCTGCCGCGCTCTCCTATGTCTCTGATCTTCAACTGTCGCGGCGCAACTTGTATTTCCGTCGTGCCAATTAGCCTGTGTACAATAGTCTCCATGGAAGCGCGCACGGGTGCGCTTTATTGGGGCGCTGTTGGCGAAGGGCGGATTTGGTCGGCGCATCTGGTGCAGGTGTTCGATTCCACCCGTAGTGCGCGCCACGTCTCCGCCCTCGCCGCCGGCTTCATCTCGCTTCAATCCACACGGTCCTAAGGCTTGCGCACTATTGTCCATGAGTTTTTGAGACATGTGGGTGTATTCGAGGGCGTAACGGCGGGCGTATCCCTGCAGGTTGCCCTCGGCCTCGGACAGTGCATCGACATCGAGGATGGTGCGCCATTGCGGCTTGCCTGACCTGTAGGATTCCCAGTTCGCACGCCGCCACAAGGCTTGCACGTGCGTCCCGTCCTGCCAGAGTTGTCGATCATGTCGCCTTGCGCAAGGGGGCGAAGCAATACGATCGGTGGCCTGTAGGATCTTCAGAATGTCGGCTTGGTATTCTCTGTAGCGCGGATCTTTCGACAGCTTATTGACGGTCGATAGGTTATGCGCCCTGACCCAGGTCATCGCCTCGACGTCGTCGACCTCGTTCAGATAGGCGCGGGGGTCGGTGGCATCGTTAGGAGCCTCGTTGGGGTTGGAACCGATCGCCTCGGCGATGGTGGTCATCTGGGGCTGGGCGGAAGCCGTCATGGCGGTCGCCGTAGCTAAGGCCGTCGCCGTCATTAAGCTGTTCATAGATGTACTGCTGATGGTTAGCTCTTTCGAAAGCCTCGAAAAACGTAGCCGAAGCGATGGAAATGAACCGCTTCGCCTCTTCTAGGCAAGAGCTGTGCCAGTAAGACACGCTTGAATTCAATGGATTATTCTGGGGCGGTGGGCGGCCGTCTAGGATAAGTCGCACCGTAATTGTCGCAAGCGCGACACGCTTGTCGCTTGGGAGCATGCTGCCCAAGCGACAGAGGCGAACGCCACCAGCTTGTTTTGAGACGTGATTCGCCTCAGGTAGCCGTTGCTCATGCCCGCGATGAAAGCACCGGTGCCGAAGCCGCCAATAAAATGCCGTAGACGATCCGTCCGCTCTTCAATTGATTCCGGACGACGAGAGGGAGCAGCGCCAGTATGGAAATGCTGGCCAAGCCGAAAATCAGAGATCGCTTGTGAGAGCGAGATGGCTGGATAGCTCGGACACTGAGCAGAGGCGGGAATTAGCTATGGCGCGAGCTGACGTAGAGCGATTCATCAACGAGTTGGGAAAAAAAGGCAGTCCGCTTGAAAACCTCAAACGGCGTGCTGGAGGGCTTGCATCGATTGTAGAATTTGCAAACGACCTCGACTACAACATCACACTCGACGAGGTTAAAGGTTTTATCCGATCGAACAGCCGAGAAAAACCAAATAGCAAGAAGCTTCGCGCGACTGCGGGCCGCAAGGGTGGTTCGAGTGTTTCGACCTTGACCAGCCTTGTACACACCAATGCGTTGGCTAATTGCGCTCCGTGTACGTCCATGAGCCCTGTTAAAGTCGATGGAAAAACTGCAGCGGTCGCGGTCGCGGTCGCGGTCGTTGTCGTTGTTGTGATAGTTGTAGCTGTCGCGAGCTAGCTCTGATCGCATTGGCTCGAAGGAGCCGGTCTGAAGAGAACATGATCGCAAAGCTTGTCAACGAGATAATGCCATCAGGCGGACAAGGGACCGCTGCAAGGGCTCATCTCTA contains these protein-coding regions:
- a CDS encoding coproporphyrinogen III oxidase, whose amino-acid sequence is MLQTKHSEACLPWYFNYPTAPQFSAAIGAEAYGEWLGGLSANDPVSLYIHIPFCRSMCWYCGCPTTITQRDPPNQNYVAALRGEIHLVSELTPQALPVSDVHFGGGTPTLLEPTEFLALTELLRRRFAFRQKTAIAVEIDPRTFTAEMAEALSAAGVNRASLGVQSFDPSVQKAINRIQSVEQTATAVENLRQQGINRINIDLIYGLPNQTMQSCVQTATVAVAMRPQRIAVFGYAHTPSSNKHQRLIEKAGLPDSAARAEQAAAVAETLVAAGYREIGVDHFALPDDELALAQKTGRLRRNSQGYSADTCKTLIAFGASAIGRVGEGYVENAGALEAYSQHIAAGRLATSKGYRLIGEDRVRGAIIERLMCDLEADVPAICAAHGFDWTHFLDSAERLAMLADDGIVDVENGFIRVRHGHRILLRSVAAAFDAYLDQS